AGCCTGGAAGAGATTTTGGAGAATTTTTTCAAGATTATTGACCCTTACGTTTTAAACCGTCAGGGTCCGGATATCGGAACACAGTACAGAACAGGAATCTACTGGCAGGATGACTCACAGAAAACTATTGTTTTGAAGTTTTTATCCGCAAAACAGAAACTGTCATCAAAAAGAATCGTTACAGAGGCCCATGCAATCGGCAGCTTCTATCCTGCTGAGGAGTATCATCAGAAGTATCTTGAAAAAAACCCGCAGGGCTACTGTCATGTTGATTTAAATTTAATAGACGATAAAGAATTTGACCACTTAACCAAAGAAGAATATGAAATAACACAGCTTTCTTTAACGGAAGCACCTTTCACCAACAAATATGATGATTTTTTTGAAGAAGGTGTATATGTAGACGTAGTTGACGGTGAAGTTCTCTTCACATCAGATGACAAGTTCGATTCAGGATGCGGATGGCCTGCATTTTCAAAGCCTGCCAGTGAAGATGCCGTTATAAAGCACAGGGACTTTTCACACGGAACAACACGCATTGAAGTTAGAAGCGCTAAGTCAAACTCACACTTGGGCCATCTGTTTCATGACGGACCCGGAGGAAGCCCCCGCTACTGCATCAATTCCGCCGCACTGAAATTCATACCTAAGGACGACTACATTAAAAAATAA
This region of uncultured Methanobrevibacter sp. genomic DNA includes:
- the msrA gene encoding peptide-methionine (S)-S-oxide reductase MsrA, which codes for MFNDKLLIMFVKQRVIYLAGGCFWGVEAFISRLKGVNQTEVGYANGRDLAPTYEKVCTGRTGHAECVKATYNPQIISLEEILENFFKIIDPYVLNRQGPDIGTQYRTGIYWQDDSQKTIVLKFLSAKQKLSSKRIVTEAHAIGSFYPAEEYHQKYLEKNPQGYCHVDLNLIDDKEFDHLTKEEYEITQLSLTEAPFTNKYDDFFEEGVYVDVVDGEVLFTSDDKFDSGCGWPAFSKPASEDAVIKHRDFSHGTTRIEVRSAKSNSHLGHLFHDGPGGSPRYCINSAALKFIPKDDYIKK